From one Planktothrix agardhii NIES-204 genomic stretch:
- a CDS encoding similar to chitooligosaccharide deacetylase NodB codes for MNNHFNFKLQFASFFPYLYPLLSQKFPRCLWTGDSSQPEICLTFDDGPHPQYTLELLKVLEHFQITASFFWLGHEVEKYPEIAQSVYQQGHWIGLHGYQHDTFPLLTEIVLKQSLEKTKTAIFNACGLEPELILDVRPPNGVFLPRTLDLLTSWGYRPVMWSVVPEDWVQPGVEIVSNRVIKQTRNGSIIVLHDGYNGGKDVAKTAEEIIPKLLEQGYQFVTISKFWQSAKPML; via the coding sequence ATGAATAACCATTTCAATTTTAAACTACAATTTGCCTCATTTTTCCCCTATTTGTATCCACTTTTAAGCCAAAAATTTCCCCGATGTCTATGGACAGGGGATTCATCTCAACCAGAAATTTGCTTAACCTTTGATGATGGGCCGCACCCCCAATATACCTTAGAATTATTAAAGGTTTTAGAACATTTTCAAATTACGGCCAGTTTTTTTTGGTTAGGACATGAGGTAGAAAAATATCCTGAAATTGCCCAATCTGTCTATCAACAAGGTCATTGGATAGGGTTACATGGTTATCAACACGATACTTTCCCTTTATTAACAGAAATTGTATTAAAACAAAGCCTAGAAAAAACTAAAACTGCTATTTTTAATGCTTGTGGTCTGGAACCGGAATTAATCCTAGATGTTCGTCCCCCTAACGGTGTATTTTTACCCAGAACTTTAGATTTATTAACAAGTTGGGGATATCGTCCGGTGATGTGGAGTGTTGTCCCTGAAGATTGGGTACAACCTGGGGTTGAAATTGTCAGTAATAGGGTGATCAAACAAACCCGAAATGGGTCAATTATTGTCCTCCATGATGGCTATAATGGGGGAAAAGATGTGGCAAAAACTGCTGAAGAAATTATTCCTAAATTATTAGAACAGGGCTATCAATTTGTAACGATTTCTAAATTTTGGCAGTCAGCAAAACCGATGCTATAA
- the psb28_1 gene encoding photosystem II Psb28-2 protein has protein sequence MTTSVQFIDGLDEEISGISLRKRKDSETKIVVLLFERLQAIERLRAYRKQITNLWLRDEEGQIKVTPSNVKFFYAENEDLSKVECYFEVYSEDIFERVMRFLNRYADENGFQFQST, from the coding sequence ATGACAACCTCTGTACAGTTTATTGATGGATTAGATGAAGAAATTAGCGGGATTAGTCTGCGGAAACGCAAAGACTCCGAAACTAAAATTGTGGTCTTGCTATTTGAGCGTCTTCAAGCGATAGAAAGATTAAGAGCCTATCGGAAACAAATCACTAATTTGTGGTTACGCGATGAAGAAGGACAAATCAAAGTTACCCCCAGCAATGTCAAGTTCTTCTATGCAGAAAATGAGGATCTTTCTAAGGTTGAATGTTACTTTGAAGTATACTCAGAAGACATTTTTGAGCGAGTCATGCGGTTTTTAAATCGTTATGCTGATGAGAATGGATTCCAATTTCAGTCTACCTAA
- a CDS encoding fumarate reductase/succinate dehydrogenase flavoprotein-like protein yields MSSIQPLKVIVIGGGAAGFFGAITCANHHAQTQVILLEAGQQTLAKVRISGGGRCNVTHACFEPTQFVQNYPRGSKVLRGAFSRFQAKNTVEWFANHGVKLKTETDGRMFPTTDDSATIVNCLIRVAEQAGVRIKTQALVASISYNNYSPHPFKIQLKSGEILEGDRILLATGSNPSGYKFAQALGHTIIQPVPSLFTFNLKDKRLQDLAGVSVSSARVKLPQAKLEQTGPLLITHWGLSGPAILKLSAWGARVLYDCHYKSPLQINWLPQEHPEQLKEKLLTLKSEFPNRLISANCPVDLPRRLWKQLVDYLGIDEEKRWSEISNKSLNQLIQELTQGSYNINGKGVFKEEFVTCGGINLKEVNFKTMESRCCPGLYLAGEILDIDGVTGGFNFQSAWTTGWLAGKSVVGL; encoded by the coding sequence TTGTCTAGTATACAGCCTTTAAAAGTGATTGTAATTGGGGGTGGAGCAGCAGGTTTTTTTGGGGCGATTACTTGTGCAAATCACCACGCCCAGACTCAAGTAATTTTGCTTGAAGCCGGACAACAAACCCTGGCTAAAGTAAGGATTTCCGGCGGGGGACGGTGTAATGTCACCCATGCTTGTTTTGAACCGACTCAATTTGTACAAAATTACCCCAGGGGAAGCAAAGTTTTGCGCGGTGCTTTTAGTCGATTCCAAGCTAAAAATACCGTGGAATGGTTTGCTAATCATGGGGTGAAATTAAAAACAGAAACCGACGGGCGAATGTTCCCCACAACGGACGATTCTGCAACGATTGTTAACTGTTTAATTAGAGTAGCAGAACAGGCGGGAGTCAGGATTAAAACGCAAGCTCTGGTGGCTTCTATTTCCTATAATAATTATAGCCCCCATCCTTTTAAAATTCAACTGAAATCGGGAGAAATTTTAGAAGGCGATCGCATTTTATTGGCCACCGGAAGTAACCCCTCTGGTTATAAATTTGCTCAAGCTTTAGGACATACAATTATTCAGCCAGTTCCCTCTTTATTTACCTTTAATCTTAAAGATAAACGACTGCAAGATTTAGCGGGAGTTTCTGTTAGTTCGGCGCGGGTTAAACTCCCCCAAGCTAAATTAGAACAAACCGGGCCATTATTAATTACCCATTGGGGATTAAGTGGGCCAGCAATTTTAAAATTATCCGCTTGGGGGGCGAGGGTTTTATATGATTGTCATTATAAATCCCCTCTACAAATTAATTGGCTTCCCCAGGAACATCCAGAACAATTAAAGGAAAAATTATTAACCCTAAAATCAGAATTTCCTAATCGTTTAATTTCGGCAAATTGTCCGGTTGATTTACCTCGTCGCCTTTGGAAACAATTGGTTGATTATCTTGGAATTGATGAGGAAAAACGCTGGTCAGAAATTTCTAATAAATCTTTAAATCAACTAATTCAAGAGTTGACACAAGGAAGTTATAATATTAATGGAAAAGGCGTTTTCAAGGAGGAATTTGTTACCTGTGGTGGAATAAATTTAAAGGAAGTTAATTTTAAAACCATGGAAAGTCGTTGTTGTCCAGGGTTATATTTAGCCGGAGAAATCTTAGATATTGATGGAGTTACCGGGGGATTTAATTTTCAAAGTGCTTGGACAACTGGATGGTTAGCAGGAAAATCTGTTGTTGGGCTTTAG
- a CDS encoding biopolymer transport ExbD like protein — protein sequence MKIRTDSTTDEARIELIPLIDVVFCILTFFILASLQLTRQQAINVDLPKASTGETQMQKMLIVGIDKSGQTYIEQQPVNQDQLDRSLLRFRRWNPSGLIVLYAPREALYNDVIRVLDRLRAIGGERVALATLPSSQEIKPPINPSNPTLTPPNPTNLTPPFAPTAPNSGDMLPPILPSPVPPSDNTNPFAPQIPPAGNTIPPAGNTIPHEGKL from the coding sequence ATGAAAATTAGAACAGATTCGACCACTGATGAAGCCAGAATAGAATTAATTCCGTTAATTGATGTCGTGTTTTGTATTCTCACGTTCTTTATTTTGGCATCCCTACAATTAACTCGTCAACAGGCAATTAATGTGGATTTGCCCAAGGCGAGTACGGGGGAAACCCAAATGCAAAAAATGTTAATTGTGGGGATTGATAAATCTGGACAAACCTATATTGAACAACAACCAGTTAATCAAGATCAATTAGACCGATCTTTACTCCGATTTCGACGTTGGAATCCCAGTGGATTAATCGTACTCTATGCCCCAAGAGAAGCCCTTTATAATGATGTGATTCGGGTATTAGACCGTTTACGAGCTATTGGCGGAGAACGGGTCGCCCTGGCGACATTACCTAGTTCTCAGGAAATCAAACCCCCAATCAATCCTTCAAATCCTACATTAACGCCTCCCAATCCGACTAATCTCACCCCACCTTTTGCTCCCACAGCACCCAACTCAGGAGATATGTTGCCTCCGATTTTACCTTCTCCGGTTCCCCCGTCGGACAATACTAATCCTTTTGCTCCCCAAATTCCCCCTGCTGGAAATACTATTCCCCCTGCTGGAAATACTATTCCCCATGAGGGTAAGCTTTGA
- a CDS encoding methyltransferase type 11, translated as MINAKLKPDWAGEDFLSKIVNVLIKTKPLYSLMKLQARKVLIKTAEKNGVQWRKICQELDTSEAKELLKSVTNPNIKYPDYYQVPFHAYDKGNLCWLAAYEAEPATKAMGLRVWPKENITWETAEHRLRSSFHEILGQYCPERVENVLDIGCSVGMSTLPLHRYLVQKYGDNIRTVGLDLSPYMLAVAKVRDTQGEIAEWRQELAENTSFPDNSFDVITLQFLLHELPNKPSRDIFQEAFRILRPGGCLAIVDNNPKSEVIQNLPPALFILMKSTEPWSDEYYTFDVEETLKEVGFDYKITLPSDPRHRTIIALKP; from the coding sequence ATGATTAATGCCAAACTCAAACCAGACTGGGCAGGAGAAGATTTTCTATCTAAAATTGTTAATGTTCTGATCAAAACTAAACCGCTTTATAGTTTAATGAAACTTCAAGCGAGAAAAGTTTTAATTAAAACCGCCGAAAAAAATGGAGTTCAATGGCGAAAAATTTGTCAAGAATTAGACACATCAGAAGCCAAAGAACTGTTAAAAAGTGTCACAAATCCTAATATTAAATATCCCGATTATTATCAAGTTCCCTTTCATGCTTATGATAAGGGAAATCTATGTTGGTTAGCCGCTTATGAAGCCGAACCCGCAACAAAAGCCATGGGGTTGCGAGTCTGGCCAAAAGAAAATATTACCTGGGAAACCGCCGAACATCGCTTACGTTCTAGTTTCCATGAAATCCTAGGACAATATTGTCCTGAACGGGTGGAGAATGTGTTAGATATTGGTTGTTCTGTGGGGATGTCTACCCTCCCGTTACACCGTTATTTAGTACAGAAATATGGTGATAATATTAGGACAGTCGGGTTGGATTTATCACCCTATATGTTAGCAGTGGCAAAAGTTAGAGATACCCAGGGAGAAATCGCCGAGTGGAGACAGGAACTGGCTGAAAATACCAGTTTTCCCGATAATAGTTTTGACGTTATTACCTTGCAATTTCTATTACATGAACTCCCGAACAAACCCAGTAGAGATATCTTTCAAGAAGCGTTCAGAATTTTACGTCCGGGCGGTTGTTTAGCCATTGTCGATAATAACCCTAAATCAGAAGTGATTCAGAATTTACCTCCAGCGTTATTTATTCTGATGAAAAGTACCGAACCTTGGAGTGATGAATATTATACTTTTGATGTGGAAGAAACCTTAAAAGAGGTAGGGTTTGATTATAAAATCACCCTTCCCAGTGACCCTCGCCATCGGACAATTATTGCTCTCAAACCCTAA
- a CDS encoding rubredoxin-type Fe(Cys)4 protein yields the protein MKKYVCKTCGYTYDPEYGDTDGGIEPGTAFEDIPEDWICPLCSAEKKDFELEE from the coding sequence ATGAAAAAGTATGTTTGTAAAACCTGTGGCTATACCTACGATCCCGAATACGGTGATACCGATGGCGGTATTGAACCGGGTACAGCTTTTGAAGATATCCCAGAAGACTGGATTTGTCCACTTTGTAGCGCGGAAAAAAAAGATTTTGAATTAGAAGAATAG
- a CDS encoding dephospho-CoA kinase — MRLIGLTGGIGSGKTTVSNYLTTTYRLPIWDADLYAREAVEPGSPVLKQIVDRYGRDILLYNGNLNRQKLASLIFSDSSERTWLEQQIHPFVRHCFVNNIKQLKAQKIQNPDGNPYADGVLVIPLLFESQMTDLVTEIWVVYCPLEQQYLRLIEREKINFGRLLTTEEAEAKINSQMSLAEKCKQADIILYNSSTPAELFKQVDAAIRGQNIP, encoded by the coding sequence ATGCGTTTAATTGGTCTTACCGGAGGGATAGGAAGCGGAAAAACGACCGTATCCAACTATCTTACCACGACCTACCGACTCCCCATTTGGGACGCGGATTTATATGCGAGAGAGGCAGTGGAACCCGGTTCACCTGTTCTCAAACAAATTGTTGACCGCTATGGGAGGGATATTCTACTTTATAATGGTAACTTAAATCGGCAGAAATTGGCTAGTCTGATTTTCTCAGACTCATCGGAGCGAACCTGGCTAGAGCAACAGATACACCCCTTTGTGCGCCATTGTTTTGTTAACAATATTAAACAATTAAAAGCTCAAAAAATCCAGAATCCCGATGGCAACCCTTACGCTGACGGGGTTTTAGTGATTCCGTTATTATTTGAATCGCAAATGACGGATTTAGTCACGGAAATTTGGGTTGTCTATTGTCCTCTTGAACAGCAATATTTGAGGTTAATAGAAAGAGAAAAAATTAATTTTGGTCGACTTTTAACCACCGAAGAAGCTGAAGCTAAAATTAATAGCCAAATGTCTTTAGCAGAAAAATGTAAACAAGCAGATATAATTTTATACAATTCTTCAACCCCAGCAGAACTTTTTAAACAAGTGGATGCAGCAATTCGAGGGCAAAATATCCCCTAA
- a CDS encoding ruvA gene product, whose amino-acid sequence MMGYLKGNVADLQKGNGNRITLLLDVNNIGYEVQILPRMRAELPAVGESIQIFTHLQVREDQIVLYGFYNMAERDLFRQLISVSGIGTQLAIALLDTLGLQDLIQAIVGGNTRVLAKTPGVGSKTAERIALELKTKLSEWRQQAGMLSSNPSNITPKIQEEVEMTLLALGYTGAEVMQALQVISQDSSLAKQTNSDEWIRNAIAWLSQGT is encoded by the coding sequence ATGATGGGTTATCTCAAGGGGAACGTTGCCGATCTGCAAAAGGGAAATGGAAATAGAATTACCCTATTACTCGATGTTAATAATATTGGGTATGAAGTGCAAATTTTACCTCGAATGAGAGCAGAATTACCTGCTGTTGGGGAGTCGATACAAATTTTTACCCATTTACAAGTCCGAGAAGATCAAATTGTTTTATATGGCTTTTATAATATGGCTGAACGGGATTTGTTTCGCCAATTAATTAGCGTTAGTGGCATCGGAACTCAATTAGCGATCGCTCTTTTAGATACCCTCGGACTTCAAGATCTAATTCAAGCAATTGTAGGCGGTAATACCCGTGTTTTAGCCAAAACTCCAGGCGTCGGAAGCAAAACCGCAGAACGCATCGCCCTAGAACTCAAAACTAAACTATCGGAATGGCGACAACAAGCTGGAATGCTTTCATCTAATCCCTCCAATATTACCCCAAAAATTCAAGAAGAAGTCGAAATGACCCTACTGGCTTTGGGTTATACTGGAGCAGAAGTGATGCAAGCTTTACAAGTTATTAGTCAAGATTCTAGTTTAGCGAAACAAACTAATTCCGATGAATGGATCAGAAATGCGATCGCTTGGTTAAGTCAAGGGACTTGA